A window of Candidatus Methylacidiphilales bacterium genomic DNA:
CTTGCTCGTCAGGGTGGAGCTCACCATGCAAAGGCAAGAGAACGAACTCTCGGCTGGAGAGGCGTCGATGCAGTGCGTGTAGGGTGCGTTGAACATCAAAGACAGTCGGCATAAAAATTAAGAGACCTCCATCTTTTTCTTCATTGAGCAATCGCTCGGCTTCCTCGGCTGTTAAATCGGCTAGCGAATAGTTCATCGAAGAAACAAACGGCTTTGAAAGATATTCAATTCTGACTGGAAAGATGCGTCCTTGTGATCGCAATACGAGCGCCTGCGGTAGATAAGCTTCGAGTGCCGTTGTTGAAAGGGTTGCAGACATGACAATCAGCCGAAGGTCAGGGCGAGTGGTAGTTTTAAGACGTCTAGCCAAGGCTAAGGCAAGGTCGGTCTCTATATAGCGTTCATGAAATTCATCGAAGATAATCGCTACGCATTCACTCAGCGTGGGGTCTTCTTTGATTTTCCTAAGGAAAACGCCTTCTGTGAGAAAAAGAATTTGCGTATGCGATGCTGCGTTCGATTCAAATCGGATTTGATAGCCGACTCGATCACCGAGCGATGATTGCATTTCCTCCGCCACGCGCTTGGCTAGAAGGCGCGCTGCAATCCTACGCGGCTGCAGAACGTAGATTTTGTCTGCAAACCGGTTCGTTTGCTTCTGAAGCGCTTGAGCTAACCATTGAGGAACTTGCGTGGATTTACCGGAGCCTGTTGGAGATTGAAGAATGATTGAATAGCCAGCCTGATAAGCCTTTTGAAAAGCATCATGAAGCTCATATATCGGCAAACTATTATTCACCTTCTTCAGCAATTATCTTAGGCCCTCTTGAAAAAGTGTTGCTGGCTGCGCGGATCAAAATGATCGCGCAAAGTATCACCCAAAAAATTTATCACGCACAAAGTAGAAGCAAGTGTGATCGCAGGGATGAAGAGAAGCCAGGTATTCATGTGCACCGGGTTTATCATCAATGCCCCTTCGGATAGCAATGTTCCCAAACTTGCGCCAGGCGGCTCCACACCCAGCCCCAAAAAGCTCAGGAAAGATTCTTCCAGCATCACGGTAGGAATAGTCAACGTCAAATAGACCAGCACAATCCCCCTCACCTGTGGTAGAATATGTTTCCACAAGATAGCAAAATGATTTTGGCCGAGCGCC
This region includes:
- a CDS encoding ABC transporter permease subunit yields the protein ALGQNHFAILWKHILPQVRGIVLVYLTLTIPTVMLEESFLSFLGLGVEPPGASLGTLLSEGALMINPVHMNTWLLFIPAITLASTLCVINFLGDTLRDHFDPRSQQHFFKRA